In Palaemon carinicauda isolate YSFRI2023 chromosome 1, ASM3689809v2, whole genome shotgun sequence, the genomic stretch atatatatatatatatatatactagtatatatatatatatatatatatatatatatatatatatatatatatataaatatatataaagatatagatatagatagagagatagatagatacaaacaaTTAAATTCTTTTATAATAAACTGCCACTCCCCCTTTCATTAACCTCTGCTTTCTTCTCTCCTTACAGAACGACCTACTGGAAGCCCGTCTCTGGACTATTGGCATCAGCAGAAGCCGTTGCAGCAGCAgaggcagcagcagaagcagcagcccgACCCCTGGGATACACGAAGCCACCAGCAACAGCGGCTGGTGCCAAAGATGCGGCTGGTGTGGCTGGTGCGGACGCTTGTGCGTCGTGAGGCTAGCCCAGCTGACTCTACTCCTAACCCTCATAGCTGGTGGGAGCCACATCTTATTAGCCACGTTCACCACCCGAAAACCACCCACGCCCACGTCTCGCACTCGCCCGGCTGTGTCTGTCTTAAACCTGGATAAGCTGCCTCATCCATCACCCACCAGCCTGCTGGACCTTCAGGATTTCCGGTATAACCACGATGCTGTCGGAACCTGCAGCCCTTCCCGCCTGTACTTCTTGTTTCTGGTTCACTCTCGGCCAGACCACTTCCGCCAGCGCCAGGCCATCAGGGCCACTTGGGGAGGGTACAAGACTCTGGAAGATGGATGGGTCACAAGGACTGTCTTCATGTTAGGAGAAGGGGTAGGAGGAGGTGGAGAAGCCGGAGAAAAAAATGAAGACAGGAACCAACCAGGTGGACTTGATGTGGCAGGCCTCGTCGAACAAGAGGCTGATCGTCATGGCGACCTCGTCGTTGGCAGCTTCCACGACCATTACCACAATCTGACGTACAAACACGTAATGGCCCTCAAGTGGGCAGCCACCAAGTGCCCCCATGCCAACTACATTGTCAAGGCTGACGACGACGCTTTCATCGATGTTCCAGGGCTGAAGTCGCTTCTGGAACGGACCTTTGGAACCGATAGCCCTCCGCAACAACGTCTGCTGGCTTGCAACGTCCTGCCCGCTGGTACAGAGCCCCAGAGGGAAGGGAAATGGGCAGTCAGCACTGATGACTATCCATGGGATGAATATCCAAGATACTGCGCAGGCCTGGCTTACGTAGCCACCCCTGATACAGTCCAGCAGCTCTACAGAGCAGCCCATTCGGAAATTGCTCCAAGGATATGGGTGGACGACGTGTGGGTCACGGGCCTCCTGGCGGAGTCACTGCAGTTGCACCCTCATTACCTGAACCTGAGGTATTCGTATGACCACAACGAGATGGTCCAATGGACGCAGAAGGCGAGGGAGCGACCGAAGACTCGCCCTCCTTATAT encodes the following:
- the LOC137645780 gene encoding uncharacterized protein, whose amino-acid sequence is MKREVGDEEWSIELEAQDRDDWRNLTEALCNDLLEARLWTIGISRSRCSSRGSSRSSSPTPGIHEATSNSGWCQRCGWCGWCGRLCVVRLAQLTLLLTLIAGGSHILLATFTTRKPPTPTSRTRPAVSVLNLDKLPHPSPTSLLDLQDFRYNHDAVGTCSPSRLYFLFLVHSRPDHFRQRQAIRATWGGYKTLEDGWVTRTVFMLGEGVGGGGEAGEKNEDRNQPGGLDVAGLVEQEADRHGDLVVGSFHDHYHNLTYKHVMALKWAATKCPHANYIVKADDDAFIDVPGLKSLLERTFGTDSPPQQRLLACNVLPAGTEPQREGKWAVSTDDYPWDEYPRYCAGLAYVATPDTVQQLYRAAHSEIAPRIWVDDVWVTGLLAESLQLHPHYLNLRYSYDHNEMVQWTQKARERPKTRPPYIFAHLDPACPDWKTTLQDLWQHATSSQDQDTGANAKEGDDSSPKSSAPSSENNER